The Punica granatum isolate Tunisia-2019 chromosome 4, ASM765513v2, whole genome shotgun sequence sequence CCGGTCACATTAACTCCCCCACTAATGTTGTATACTTTTAAGCACTTCCCAACTGCTCCTCCAATCTCGACTGTCGACCCTGTCGGCGGCTCGTCATTGTCTACCGCCATCTCCGACTTATCGGTGTTATCAGTCTCGCAATCACTAGTATTCTTCCTGTTTTCAATCTCGGCTTCAGAACATTGTAAATGGTCATCTCCTTTAGCATTATCGCTAGTTGAGGAAGATGCACTATTGCCATTAGCCTCGGACTCAAACTCGGACTCTGCCTCGGCCTCATTTTCGAGGTTGAAGACTTCATCGTCCAATGGTACGAGCTGGAGGGTGAGGCGGCCGTCCCTCCTGTCGGCCCGAAAGTACTCATGGTGCCTGACCCGCTCCTCCCTCAAGATGAGCCGACCATCGCTCGTGTAGGTCCTTTCGAGGACCCACGGCATGTGAGAGTGTAGGTTCTCCGTCCGAGCAAGCAATGGGATCGGCGGGGGATactccttctccttcctcttctcctttgtCTCCCACCGCCGACTCTTCCTCATCGTCATCCTCCTCTCCATCGTCACCGCCTTGTCATTGGCTTCTTTCGGCCTCTCCAAAAGGGACATCAGGTCTAGACAGCTCTCCGCCCCGATACAGTCTCCGATCAAGAGCGACGGCGAGGGTGGCTGCTGAGAGAACATCTCGGGGCAATGGGTGGTCGATGGATCATCAGAGAACGGATACGACAAGAGAGGAGGGTCACTGAGGGTCCTTTGTGGACCCTTCAGCGGGGAAATGCTATGGGTCTGGAtcggctctgataccatttggCTCCGCATTTATAAAGGGAGGGGAGGGGTGCAAAAGTGCATGGGGTGGGTGACGTGGCGGGCCCTTATTAATAAGGATCTACAAGATAGGGGAGAGAACAAGGGAGGGGGGCGCTTTGAGAATAGGAGTTTGGTATGGGAGAGAGGGAAAGATGGAGCAGAAGACAGCTAATACATCTGAGAGGGCACATTAAAGCATTGGCTTATAGATATTGGTCCTGTCTTGTTCTTGGAATCCCACCATATTGATTTTTTCCctgaaaaaaatccaaaagaaaaatcaaagacAAATTAGAGCAAAGTCATATATTGGgaaaattgcaatttttatTGCTGTTAATTAGGATATAATTTATGTGTATAGAAATATTCAAATGGCAATGCGTGCCTGTAAGGGCAAGTTTGATGAGTGGCAGTTTGGGGATTAAAGATATTTTACTAATTCAAAGAGGAAATGAACTAATGAGCATATATTGC is a genomic window containing:
- the LOC116202912 gene encoding uncharacterized protein LOC116202912: MRSQMVSEPIQTHSISPLKGPQRTLSDPPLLSYPFSDDPSTTHCPEMFSQQPPSPSLLIGDCIGAESCLDLMSLLERPKEANDKAVTMERRMTMRKSRRWETKEKRKEKEYPPPIPLLARTENLHSHMPWVLERTYTSDGRLILREERVRHHEYFRADRRDGRLTLQLVPLDDEVFNLENEAEAESEFESEANGNSASSSTSDNAKGDDHLQCSEAEIENRKNTSDCETDNTDKSEMAVDNDEPPTGSTVEIGGAVGKCLKVYNISGGVNVTGGGSSCIFGVAVPAL